A section of the Pseudomonas sp. FP453 genome encodes:
- a CDS encoding succinylglutamate desuccinylase/aspartoacylase family protein codes for MERIDHLLPWGHLGCERQLSVFRFGKGERKAYIQASLHADELPGMRAAWELKKRLTELEQQGALNGVIELVPVANPMGLGQLLQGSHQGRFEVGSGKNFNRDFAELSEPVAALLDGKLGDDPRANVRLIRQAMQDALHALPAPSSQLQGMQRLLLSHACTADVVLDLHCDCEAALHMYALPQHWPQWRSLAAHLNVKVGLLAEDSGGSSFDEACSTPWLRLSGLFPDAQIPLACMATTLELGGQSDTGRDAAIFHAEGILAFLAEQGLIKGDWPAPQHEPCEGMPFEGTEMLYAPHAGVISFLRSPGCWVEAGEPIFEVIDPLSDQVSIVCASTAGVLFAVERLRYAQAGFWLAKVAGREVLRHGNLLND; via the coding sequence ATGGAACGTATCGATCATCTGTTGCCCTGGGGCCACCTGGGCTGCGAGCGCCAGCTGAGCGTGTTCCGCTTCGGCAAGGGCGAGCGCAAGGCCTATATCCAGGCCAGCCTGCACGCCGATGAATTGCCCGGCATGCGTGCCGCCTGGGAGCTGAAAAAACGCCTCACCGAACTGGAACAGCAAGGCGCCCTCAACGGCGTGATCGAGCTGGTGCCAGTGGCCAACCCAATGGGCCTTGGCCAGTTGCTGCAAGGCAGCCATCAGGGGCGTTTCGAGGTGGGTAGCGGCAAGAATTTCAACCGCGATTTTGCGGAGTTGAGCGAACCGGTTGCGGCGCTGCTCGACGGCAAGCTCGGCGATGATCCCCGCGCCAATGTGCGATTGATCCGTCAGGCGATGCAGGATGCACTGCACGCGTTGCCTGCGCCAAGCAGCCAACTGCAAGGCATGCAGCGCCTCTTGCTGAGCCATGCCTGCACTGCCGATGTGGTGCTCGACCTGCATTGTGACTGCGAAGCCGCGCTGCATATGTACGCGCTGCCGCAGCACTGGCCGCAGTGGCGCTCACTCGCGGCGCATTTGAATGTGAAAGTCGGCCTGCTGGCGGAGGACTCCGGCGGCAGTTCGTTTGATGAAGCGTGCTCGACGCCTTGGTTGCGTTTGTCCGGCTTGTTCCCGGACGCACAGATCCCGTTGGCGTGCATGGCCACTACCCTGGAATTGGGCGGGCAATCTGACACGGGGCGGGATGCCGCGATCTTCCACGCCGAAGGCATCCTGGCCTTTCTCGCCGAACAAGGCTTGATCAAGGGCGATTGGCCCGCGCCGCAGCACGAGCCGTGCGAGGGCATGCCATTCGAGGGCACGGAAATGCTGTATGCGCCCCATGCCGGTGTTATCAGTTTCCTGCGCTCGCCGGGCTGTTGGGTTGAAGCGGGCGAACCGATTTTTGAAGTGATTGATCCCTTGTCCGATCAGGTCAGCATTGTCTGCGCCAGCACGGCCGGGGTGTTGTTTGCCGTCGAACGGCTGCGCTATGCCCAAGCAGGTTTTTGGCTGGCCAAGGTGGCGGGGCGTGAAGTCCTGCGCCATGGCAATTTGCTGAATGACTGA
- a CDS encoding ABC transporter permease yields MIFDYNVIWEAMPLYLGGLLTTLKLLAISLFFGLLAALPLGLMRVSKQPVVNGAAWLFTYVIRGTPMLVQLFLIYYGLAQFEAVRESFLWPLLSSATFCACLAFAINTSAYTAEIIAGSLKATPNGEIEAAKAMGMSRYKLYRRILLPSALRRALPQYSNEVIMMLQTTSLASIVTLIDITGAARTVNAQFYLPFEAYITAGVFYLCLTFILVRLFKLAERRWLSYLAPRKH; encoded by the coding sequence ATGATCTTCGACTACAACGTCATCTGGGAGGCCATGCCGCTGTACCTTGGCGGCCTGCTGACCACCCTGAAACTGCTCGCCATCTCGCTGTTCTTCGGCCTGCTCGCCGCCTTGCCCCTGGGCTTGATGCGGGTGTCCAAGCAGCCGGTGGTCAACGGCGCAGCCTGGCTGTTTACCTACGTGATCCGCGGTACGCCGATGCTGGTGCAGCTGTTCCTGATCTACTACGGCCTGGCCCAGTTCGAAGCGGTACGCGAAAGCTTCCTGTGGCCGCTGCTGTCCAGTGCCACCTTCTGCGCGTGCCTGGCGTTTGCGATCAACACCAGCGCCTACACCGCCGAAATCATCGCCGGTAGCCTCAAGGCCACGCCCAATGGCGAAATCGAAGCGGCCAAGGCCATGGGCATGTCGCGCTACAAGCTGTACCGCCGCATCCTGCTGCCGTCGGCCCTGCGCCGCGCACTGCCGCAGTACAGCAACGAAGTGATCATGATGTTGCAGACCACCAGCCTGGCCTCCATCGTCACCCTGATCGATATCACCGGTGCCGCACGCACGGTGAACGCCCAGTTCTACCTGCCGTTCGAAGCCTACATCACCGCCGGCGTGTTCTACCTGTGCCTGACCTTTATCCTGGTGCGCCTGTTCAAGTTGGCCGAGCGCCGCTGGCTGAGCTACCTGGCTCCACGGAAGCATTGA
- a CDS encoding ABC transporter permease: MLKGYGAVILDGAWLTLQLALSSMALAIVLGLIGVALRLSPVRWLAWLGDLYSTVIRGIPDLVLILLIFYGGQDLLNRVAPMLGYDDYIDLNPLAAGIGTLGFIFGAYLSETFRGAFMAIPKGQAEAGLAYGMSSFQVFFRVMVPQMIRLAIPGFTNNWLVLTKATALISVVGLQDMMFKAKQAADATREPFTFFLAVAAMYLVITSVSLLALRHLEKRYSVGVRAADL; the protein is encoded by the coding sequence ATGTTGAAAGGCTACGGGGCCGTCATCCTCGATGGCGCATGGTTGACGCTTCAGCTCGCCTTGTCGTCCATGGCCTTGGCCATTGTTCTGGGTCTGATCGGGGTCGCGTTACGCCTGTCGCCGGTGCGCTGGTTGGCCTGGCTGGGTGACTTGTACTCCACGGTGATCCGCGGGATCCCTGACCTGGTGCTGATCCTGCTGATTTTCTACGGCGGCCAGGACCTGCTCAACCGCGTCGCGCCGATGCTGGGCTACGACGACTATATTGACTTGAACCCCTTGGCCGCCGGTATCGGCACCCTGGGTTTCATCTTTGGCGCCTACCTCTCGGAAACCTTCCGTGGCGCCTTCATGGCCATTCCCAAGGGCCAGGCCGAGGCCGGCCTTGCGTATGGCATGAGCAGTTTCCAGGTGTTTTTCCGGGTGATGGTGCCGCAGATGATCCGCCTGGCGATCCCTGGTTTCACCAACAACTGGCTGGTACTGACCAAGGCCACCGCGCTGATCTCGGTGGTGGGTTTGCAAGACATGATGTTCAAGGCCAAGCAGGCGGCAGACGCCACCCGCGAGCCTTTTACCTTCTTCCTCGCAGTGGCGGCGATGTACCTGGTGATCACCAGTGTGTCGTTGCTGGCCTTGCGTCACCTTGAGAAGCGCTACTCGGTAGGCGTAAGGGCGGCTGATCTATGA
- a CDS encoding ABC transporter substrate-binding protein yields MKKLVLLGALALSVLSMQAFAEGKPLKIGIEAAYPPFASKAPDGSIVGFDYDIGNALCEEMKVKCTWVEQEFDGLIPALKVRKIDAILSSMSITDDRKKSVDFTNRYYLSPARLVMKEGVAVSDSLVELKDKKIGVQRGSIHDRFAKEVLAPKGATIVPYSTQNEIYLDVAAGRLDGTVADATLLEDGFLKTDAGKGYAFVGPSFTDVKYFGEGIGIAVRKGDKENLDRINAAIAAIRANGKYKEIEKKYFNFDIYGPDAQ; encoded by the coding sequence ATGAAGAAACTCGTGCTGTTGGGCGCCCTGGCGCTGTCCGTGCTGTCCATGCAGGCTTTCGCTGAAGGCAAGCCTCTGAAAATTGGTATCGAAGCGGCTTACCCTCCGTTTGCCTCGAAGGCGCCGGATGGCAGCATCGTGGGTTTTGACTACGACATCGGCAACGCCCTGTGCGAAGAGATGAAGGTCAAGTGCACCTGGGTCGAGCAAGAATTCGACGGCCTGATCCCGGCACTCAAAGTGCGCAAGATCGACGCGATCCTGTCGTCCATGTCCATTACTGACGACCGCAAGAAGTCCGTGGACTTCACCAACCGCTACTACCTGAGCCCGGCGCGCCTAGTGATGAAGGAAGGCGTTGCGGTCAGCGACAGCCTGGTTGAGCTCAAAGACAAGAAAATCGGCGTGCAGCGCGGTTCGATCCACGATCGTTTTGCCAAGGAAGTGCTGGCTCCAAAAGGCGCCACCATCGTTCCTTACAGCACCCAGAACGAAATCTACCTGGACGTGGCTGCCGGTCGTCTTGACGGTACCGTGGCCGACGCCACCCTGCTGGAAGACGGTTTCCTGAAGACTGACGCCGGTAAAGGCTATGCATTCGTGGGCCCGTCCTTCACTGACGTCAAATACTTCGGCGAAGGCATTGGCATCGCGGTACGCAAAGGCGACAAGGAAAACCTGGACCGCATCAACGCTGCCATCGCCGCGATCCGTGCCAATGGCAAATACAAAGAAATCGAGAAAAAGTACTTCAACTTCGACATTTACGGGCCTGACGCCCAGTAA
- the acs gene encoding acetate--CoA ligase yields MSAASLYPVRPEVAANTLTDEATYKAMYQQSVVNPDGFWREQAKRLDWVKPFTAVKQTSFDDHHVDIKWFADGTLNVSYNCLDRHLAERGDQAAIIWEGDDPSESRTITYRELHEEVCKFANALRGQDVHRGDVVTIYMPMIPEAVVAMLACTRIGAIHSVVFGGFSPEALAGRIIDCKSKVVITADEGIRAGKKIPLKANVDDALTNPETNSIQKVIVCKRTNGAIKWNQHRDIWYEDLMKVAGTVCAPKEMGAEEALFILYTSGSTGKPKGVQHTTGGYLLYAALTHERVFDYRPGEIYWCTADVGWVTGHTYIVYGPLANGATTLLFEGVPNYPDITRVGKIVDKHKVNILYTAPTAIRAMMASGTAACEGVDGSSLRLLGSVGEPINPEAWDWYYKNVGQSRCPIVDTWWQTETGATLMSPLPGAHALKPGSAARPFFGVVPALVDNLGNIIEGAAEGNLVILDSWPGQARTLYGDHDRFVDTYFKTFRGMYFTGDGARRDEDGYWWITGRVDDVLNVSGHRMGTAEIESAMVAHPKVAEAAVVGVPHDIKGQGIYVYVTLKNGEEPNEALRLELKNWVRKEIGPIASPDVIQWAPGLPKTRSGKIMRRILRKIATAEYDGLGDISTLADPGVVAHLIETHKTMNVA; encoded by the coding sequence ATGAGTGCGGCTTCCCTGTACCCCGTTCGCCCCGAAGTAGCAGCCAACACGCTGACCGACGAGGCGACCTACAAGGCCATGTACCAGCAGTCGGTGGTCAACCCCGATGGCTTCTGGCGTGAGCAAGCCAAGCGCCTTGACTGGGTCAAGCCTTTCACCGCGGTGAAGCAGACCTCGTTCGACGATCACCATGTCGATATCAAGTGGTTTGCCGATGGCACCCTGAACGTTTCCTACAACTGCCTGGACCGTCACCTCGCCGAACGTGGCGACCAGGCAGCCATCATCTGGGAAGGCGATGACCCTTCCGAAAGCCGCACCATCACCTACCGCGAGCTGCATGAAGAAGTCTGCAAGTTCGCCAACGCCTTGCGCGGCCAGGATGTGCATCGCGGCGACGTGGTGACTATCTATATGCCGATGATCCCCGAAGCCGTGGTCGCCATGTTGGCGTGTACCCGCATCGGTGCGATTCACTCCGTGGTATTTGGCGGTTTCTCGCCGGAAGCCCTGGCCGGTCGCATCATCGACTGTAAGTCGAAGGTAGTGATCACCGCTGACGAAGGCATCCGCGCCGGTAAGAAGATTCCGTTGAAGGCCAACGTCGACGACGCCCTGACCAACCCGGAAACCAACAGCATCCAGAAAGTCATCGTGTGCAAGCGCACCAATGGCGCGATCAAGTGGAACCAGCATCGCGACATCTGGTACGAAGACCTGATGAAAGTGGCCGGCACCGTTTGCGCGCCTAAAGAGATGGGCGCCGAAGAAGCCCTGTTCATCCTGTATACCTCCGGCTCCACCGGCAAGCCGAAGGGCGTGCAGCACACCACCGGCGGCTACCTGCTTTACGCGGCCCTGACCCACGAGCGCGTATTCGACTACCGCCCGGGCGAGATCTACTGGTGCACCGCCGACGTCGGCTGGGTCACCGGCCACACCTATATCGTCTACGGCCCGCTGGCCAATGGCGCGACCACGCTGCTGTTCGAAGGCGTGCCGAACTACCCGGACATCACCCGCGTAGGCAAGATCGTCGACAAGCACAAGGTCAATATCCTCTACACCGCACCGACCGCGATTCGCGCAATGATGGCTTCCGGCACCGCCGCCTGCGAAGGCGTGGACGGCAGCAGCTTGCGCCTGCTGGGTTCGGTGGGTGAGCCGATCAACCCGGAAGCGTGGGACTGGTACTACAAGAACGTCGGCCAATCCCGTTGCCCGATCGTTGACACCTGGTGGCAGACCGAGACCGGCGCCACCCTGATGAGCCCGCTACCGGGCGCCCATGCGCTCAAGCCGGGTTCGGCGGCGCGGCCGTTCTTTGGCGTGGTGCCAGCACTGGTGGACAACCTGGGCAACATCATCGAAGGCGCCGCCGAAGGCAACCTGGTGATTCTCGACTCGTGGCCGGGCCAGGCGCGCACCCTGTACGGCGACCATGACCGGTTTGTCGATACCTACTTCAAGACCTTCCGTGGCATGTACTTCACGGGTGACGGCGCCCGTCGCGACGAAGACGGCTACTGGTGGATCACCGGGCGTGTGGATGACGTGTTGAACGTGTCCGGCCACCGCATGGGCACCGCCGAGATCGAAAGTGCCATGGTGGCTCACCCGAAAGTCGCCGAAGCGGCGGTGGTCGGTGTGCCGCATGACATCAAGGGCCAGGGCATCTATGTGTATGTCACCCTCAAGAATGGTGAAGAGCCGAACGAAGCGCTGCGCCTGGAGTTGAAAAACTGGGTGCGCAAGGAGATCGGGCCGATTGCTTCGCCGGACGTGATCCAGTGGGCGCCGGGCTTGCCGAAGACGCGGTCGGGGAAAATCATGCGGCGGATCCTGCGCAAGATTGCCACGGCTGAATATGACGGGCTGGGAGATATTTCCACCCTGGCGGACCCGGGCGTGGTGGCGCATCTGATTGAAACGCACAAGACCATGAACGTCGCGTAA
- a CDS encoding DUF2790 domain-containing protein has translation MKALVVMALSSLCATAALADEAPTDVASRNAPIVEDYTYSTHLDVAKVLSMSSIPEVCEVVPVKMEYEDSQGQRHILNYHVMGNGCSNG, from the coding sequence ATGAAAGCTCTAGTAGTTATGGCCCTCAGCAGCTTGTGCGCCACCGCCGCCCTGGCCGACGAAGCCCCGACTGACGTAGCTAGCCGCAACGCGCCGATTGTTGAAGACTACACTTACAGCACCCACCTGGACGTGGCGAAAGTATTGTCCATGAGCAGCATTCCCGAAGTCTGCGAAGTTGTACCGGTGAAAATGGAATATGAAGATTCGCAAGGTCAGCGTCATATTCTTAATTACCATGTAATGGGTAATGGTTGCTCTAACGGATAA
- a CDS encoding ribonucleotide-diphosphate reductase subunit beta: MLSWDEFDKEEDGEVATKGANAGHATEANMDRLDGAGAAAAVEARAVTANDSAAIVRAKAALDKLDIAEGLAELEGASARVAVDEKRMINCRADLNQLVPFKYDWAWQKYLDGCANHWMPQEVNMTADIALWKNPEGLTDDERRIVMRNLGFFSTADSLVANNLVLAVYRLITNPECRQYILRQAFEEAIHTHAYQYCIESLAMDEGEIFNMYHEIPSVAKKAAWGLKYTRSISDPKFETGTVDTDKELLRNLVAYYCVLEGIFFYCGFTQILSMGRRNKMTGVAEQFQYILRDESMHLNFGIDVINQIKIENPHLWDAEMKEEATQMILQGTQLEIEYARDTMPRGVLGMNAAMMEDYLKFIANRRLSQIGLKEEYPGTTNPFPWMSEIMDLKKEKNFFETRVIEYQTGGALSWD; encoded by the coding sequence ATGCTGAGCTGGGACGAATTCGACAAAGAAGAAGACGGCGAAGTAGCCACCAAAGGCGCCAACGCCGGCCACGCCACCGAAGCCAACATGGACCGCCTCGACGGTGCCGGCGCTGCTGCCGCCGTGGAAGCGCGCGCAGTCACCGCCAACGACTCCGCCGCGATCGTGCGCGCCAAGGCTGCCCTCGACAAACTCGACATCGCCGAAGGCCTCGCCGAACTCGAAGGCGCCTCCGCCCGTGTCGCCGTTGACGAAAAGCGCATGATCAACTGCCGCGCCGACCTCAACCAACTCGTGCCGTTCAAGTACGACTGGGCCTGGCAGAAGTACCTCGACGGCTGCGCCAACCACTGGATGCCGCAAGAGGTCAACATGACCGCCGACATCGCCCTGTGGAAAAACCCCGAAGGCCTGACCGACGACGAGCGTCGCATCGTCATGCGCAACCTGGGCTTCTTCTCCACCGCCGACTCCCTGGTCGCGAACAACCTGGTGCTGGCCGTATACCGCCTGATCACCAACCCGGAGTGCCGCCAGTACATCCTGCGCCAGGCCTTCGAAGAGGCCATCCACACCCACGCCTACCAGTACTGCATCGAATCCCTGGCCATGGATGAAGGCGAGATCTTCAACATGTACCACGAGATTCCATCGGTGGCGAAAAAAGCCGCCTGGGGCCTGAAGTACACCCGTTCGATCTCCGATCCGAAGTTCGAAACCGGCACCGTCGACACCGACAAAGAGCTGCTGCGCAACCTGGTCGCCTACTACTGCGTCCTCGAAGGCATCTTCTTCTACTGCGGCTTCACCCAGATCCTGTCCATGGGCCGCCGCAACAAGATGACCGGCGTGGCCGAGCAGTTCCAGTACATCCTGCGCGACGAGTCGATGCACCTGAACTTCGGTATCGACGTGATCAACCAGATCAAAATCGAAAACCCACACCTGTGGGATGCCGAGATGAAGGAAGAAGCGACCCAGATGATCCTGCAAGGGACCCAGCTGGAAATCGAATACGCCCGCGACACCATGCCGCGCGGCGTACTGGGCATGAACGCCGCGATGATGGAGGACTACCTCAAGTTCATCGCCAACCGTCGCCTGTCGCAGATTGGCTTGAAGGAAGAATACCCAGGGACGACCAACCCGTTCCCGTGGATGAGCGAGATCATGGACTTGAAGAAAGAGAAAAACTTCTTCGAAACCCGTGTGATCGAGTATCAAACTGGTGGTGCGCTGAGCTGGGATTGA
- a CDS encoding HAD-IB family hydrolase: protein MLEAGPADAKVLSVFDFDGTLTHHDSFVPFLKFAFGKAEFCRRMVKLAVPGLRFLLRLTSRDELKAQLIRTFMTGVEKAWVQQQAQAYCQAYWNKLMRPSGLQSVADELKSGAVVTLCSASPALVLQPFADRLGIKLIGTELEVVDGVLTGKLTGNNCRCENKVLRLEAVYGDLGEYRLRAWGDTRGDRELLAAAQDAHFRHFHTKKKRVRLQR, encoded by the coding sequence ATGCTCGAAGCCGGCCCCGCTGACGCCAAAGTACTTTCCGTCTTTGACTTCGACGGCACCCTGACCCACCACGACAGTTTTGTGCCGTTCCTCAAGTTTGCCTTTGGCAAGGCTGAATTCTGCCGGCGCATGGTGAAGCTCGCGGTGCCAGGGCTGCGGTTTTTGTTGCGGCTGACCAGCCGGGATGAGTTGAAGGCGCAGTTGATCCGCACCTTTATGACTGGCGTCGAGAAGGCTTGGGTGCAGCAGCAGGCGCAGGCCTATTGCCAGGCGTATTGGAACAAGTTGATGCGCCCGAGCGGCTTGCAGTCGGTGGCGGATGAGTTGAAGTCTGGAGCGGTGGTGACACTGTGCTCGGCATCCCCGGCGCTGGTGTTGCAGCCGTTTGCCGATCGCCTGGGGATCAAGTTGATTGGCACCGAGCTTGAGGTGGTCGACGGGGTGTTGACCGGCAAGCTCACCGGGAATAATTGCCGGTGTGAAAACAAGGTGCTGCGCCTTGAAGCGGTGTATGGGGACCTGGGGGAATATCGGCTCAGGGCCTGGGGTGATACGCGCGGGGATCGGGAGTTGCTGGCGGCGGCGCAGGATGCGCATTTTCGACATTTTCATACAAAGAAGAAGCGGGTTCGGCTGCAGCGGTGA